One Mesorhizobium sp. L-2-11 genomic region harbors:
- a CDS encoding carbohydrate ABC transporter permease, whose amino-acid sequence MTAVTMQRNKPSGFRISKRVLPYVLSLPALLVCIGILIPFFTSVVYSFQRYRLSQPWARQFNWGDNYISFFTDPRFWNTLEISLLYAGITVLLELLLGLGIAMLLQKRSTLNNFISIMLLMPLMTAPALAALMWKLMTNPGFGVLSYLASLIGLQDFRWASSPSTALFTVVLVDIWVYTPFIMILLLAGLRSLPTQPFEAAALDGVPRSFVFFRITLPMLTPYILTATLFRLLDSIQQFDIIYAMTQGGPGDTLTVFQVEAYLNFFQSTNVGRSAALMIILWAITYFLSNIFIKNWLRLRERARGLA is encoded by the coding sequence ATGACTGCGGTGACAATGCAAAGAAACAAGCCTTCCGGCTTCAGGATCAGCAAGAGAGTGCTGCCCTATGTGCTCAGCCTGCCGGCCCTGCTCGTCTGCATCGGCATACTGATCCCGTTCTTCACATCGGTCGTCTATTCGTTCCAGCGCTACCGGCTGAGCCAGCCCTGGGCGCGGCAGTTCAACTGGGGCGACAACTATATCTCGTTTTTCACGGACCCGAGGTTCTGGAACACGCTGGAGATATCGCTGCTCTATGCCGGCATCACCGTGCTGCTCGAACTGCTTCTCGGCCTCGGCATCGCCATGCTGCTGCAGAAGCGCTCGACGCTAAACAACTTCATCTCGATCATGCTGTTGATGCCGCTGATGACGGCGCCGGCGCTTGCCGCGCTGATGTGGAAGCTGATGACCAATCCCGGCTTTGGCGTGCTGAGCTATCTCGCCAGCCTGATCGGATTGCAGGATTTCCGCTGGGCCTCGTCGCCGTCGACCGCGCTTTTCACGGTGGTCCTTGTCGATATCTGGGTCTACACGCCCTTCATCATGATCCTGCTGCTGGCCGGCTTGCGCAGCCTGCCGACGCAGCCCTTCGAGGCAGCAGCACTGGACGGCGTGCCGCGGAGTTTCGTGTTCTTCCGCATCACCTTGCCGATGCTCACGCCCTACATCCTGACGGCGACGCTGTTTCGCCTGCTGGATTCCATCCAGCAGTTCGACATCATCTATGCCATGACCCAGGGCGGCCCGGGCGACACGCTGACCGTCTTCCAGGTCGAGGCCTATCTCAACTTCTTCCAGTCGACCAATGTCGGCCGCTCAGCGGCGCTGATGATCATCCTGTGGGCGATCACCTATTTCCTGTCGAACATCTTCATCAAGAACTGGCTGCGGCTGCGCGAACGCGCCCGCGGCCTGGCATAG
- a CDS encoding ABC transporter substrate-binding protein, which produces MHEKEKDLIDAFLRGQVDRRGLIKGLGAMGLAVGTAGTLLNLGQTQALAADFDWQAHKGKTIKLLLNKHPYADAMIANLENFKKLTGMEVVYDVFPEDVYFDKVTAALSASSPEYDAFMTGAYMTWTYGPAGWITDLNEWIKDPTKTNVNYAWDDFLPGVRKSCAWNGQPGGVLGSDDAKQWCIPWGFEQNNITYNKGMFDKVGVSVPGNMDEMVATAAKLTKDVGGGVYGIGVRGSRSWATIHPGFLSAYANFDQKDLNVSADGKLSAAMNTAESKAFHKQWVQMIQESGPKDWSTYTWYQVGTDLGAGASAMIYDADILGYFMNGGDNKMAGKLAFSAFKANPAAKAPTPNIWIWSLSMSNFSKDKDATWYFMQWASGPEHALFGATKMDFVNPVRQSVWNDQMFRERLNKSYPGYVEMFDVSAPGASIKFTPQPLFFDLTTEWAATLQKMVAKEVPVDEGLDMLATSVDGQLREAGLG; this is translated from the coding sequence ATGCATGAGAAAGAAAAAGACCTGATCGATGCGTTCCTGCGCGGACAAGTCGATCGTCGTGGGCTGATCAAGGGCCTTGGCGCGATGGGCCTTGCCGTCGGCACGGCCGGAACGCTGCTCAATCTGGGGCAGACCCAGGCGCTGGCGGCGGATTTCGACTGGCAGGCGCACAAGGGCAAGACCATCAAGCTCTTGCTCAACAAGCATCCTTACGCGGATGCGATGATCGCCAACCTTGAAAACTTCAAGAAGCTGACCGGCATGGAAGTCGTCTATGACGTGTTTCCGGAAGACGTCTATTTCGACAAGGTCACCGCTGCGCTGTCGGCCAGCTCGCCCGAATACGATGCCTTCATGACCGGCGCCTACATGACCTGGACTTACGGCCCGGCCGGCTGGATCACCGATCTCAACGAATGGATCAAGGATCCGACCAAGACCAATGTGAACTATGCCTGGGACGACTTCCTGCCCGGTGTCAGGAAGTCCTGCGCGTGGAACGGCCAGCCCGGCGGCGTGCTCGGTTCCGACGACGCCAAGCAGTGGTGCATTCCGTGGGGCTTCGAACAGAACAACATCACCTACAATAAGGGCATGTTCGACAAGGTCGGGGTCAGCGTTCCCGGCAATATGGACGAGATGGTCGCTACGGCGGCCAAGCTGACCAAGGATGTCGGTGGCGGCGTCTACGGCATCGGTGTGCGCGGCTCGCGTTCCTGGGCGACGATCCATCCCGGCTTCCTGTCGGCTTACGCCAACTTTGACCAGAAGGACCTGAACGTTTCAGCCGACGGCAAATTGTCGGCCGCGATGAACACCGCCGAATCCAAGGCCTTCCACAAGCAGTGGGTCCAGATGATCCAGGAGAGCGGCCCCAAGGACTGGTCGACCTACACCTGGTATCAGGTCGGCACCGATCTTGGCGCCGGCGCCTCTGCAATGATCTACGACGCCGACATCCTCGGCTACTTCATGAATGGCGGCGACAACAAGATGGCCGGCAAGCTCGCCTTTTCCGCCTTCAAGGCCAATCCCGCCGCCAAGGCGCCGACGCCAAATATCTGGATCTGGTCGCTGTCGATGTCCAACTTCTCCAAGGACAAGGACGCCACCTGGTACTTCATGCAATGGGCATCCGGGCCCGAGCATGCACTGTTCGGTGCAACCAAGATGGACTTCGTCAATCCGGTCCGTCAGTCGGTCTGGAACGACCAGATGTTCCGCGAGAGGCTGAACAAGAGCTATCCGGGCTATGTCGAGATGTTCGACGTCTCGGCACCCGGCGCCAGCATCAAGTTCACCCCGCAGCCGCTGTTCTTCGATCTGACCACCGAATGGGCGGCGACGCTGCAGAAGATGGTGGCCAAGGAAGTGCCGGTCGACGAAGGCCTCGACATGCTGGCCACCAGCGTCGACGGTCAGCTTAGGGAAGCCGGGCTAGGCTAA
- a CDS encoding sugar-binding transcriptional regulator, giving the protein MVGFGNGLLRDDETSMATRAAWLHYAGGLTQSEVAKRLGLTSLKAHRLITKANQEGLVKVYIDGEVSECVALEDDLSSRYGLDYCEVVPDFDGEDLPLKALGIAGAQFLKREIERGEDTLIGVGHGRTLAACVEYLPRISAEKTRFVSLLGGLTRKFSANPHDVIHRLAERTGAEAYVMPVPMFANTVEDRTVLLGQKGISEVFDLGKAADLLIAGIGTAEREASLVATGMIEKGEMEEIRRNGGVGELLGHFFDDAGRAVETTLSNRALALAREDISNRRIVAVAGGKVKVRAIKSVLEGRYLKGLVTDEKTARSLVEQTPVG; this is encoded by the coding sequence ATGGTTGGTTTTGGAAACGGCCTCCTGCGTGACGATGAAACCAGTATGGCGACGCGTGCCGCCTGGCTTCATTATGCTGGTGGCCTGACCCAGTCGGAGGTCGCCAAGCGGCTTGGCCTGACCAGCCTCAAGGCGCATCGCCTTATCACCAAGGCCAATCAAGAGGGGCTGGTCAAAGTCTATATCGACGGCGAAGTGTCGGAATGCGTGGCGCTTGAAGACGATTTGTCCAGCCGCTACGGTCTCGACTATTGCGAGGTCGTTCCCGACTTCGATGGCGAAGACCTGCCGCTCAAGGCGCTTGGCATTGCCGGCGCGCAATTTCTCAAGCGTGAGATCGAACGCGGCGAGGATACGCTGATCGGCGTCGGTCACGGCCGCACACTGGCCGCCTGCGTGGAGTATCTGCCGCGCATTTCGGCCGAAAAGACCCGCTTCGTCTCACTGCTTGGCGGCCTGACGCGCAAGTTCTCGGCCAATCCGCACGACGTCATTCACCGCCTGGCCGAACGGACCGGCGCCGAAGCCTATGTGATGCCGGTGCCGATGTTCGCCAACACGGTCGAGGATCGAACCGTGCTGCTCGGGCAGAAGGGCATCAGCGAGGTCTTCGATCTCGGCAAGGCCGCCGACCTGCTCATTGCCGGCATCGGCACCGCAGAGCGCGAGGCGTCGCTGGTCGCCACCGGCATGATCGAGAAGGGCGAAATGGAGGAGATCCGCCGCAACGGCGGTGTCGGCGAACTGCTCGGCCATTTCTTCGATGACGCTGGAAGAGCGGTCGAGACGACGCTTTCCAACCGGGCGCTGGCGCTGGCGCGCGAAGACATCAGCAATCGCAGGATTGTCGCCGTTGCCGGCGGCAAGGTGAAGGTTCGTGCCATCAAATCGGTGTTGGAGGGCCGCTATCTCAAGGGCCTGGTCACCGATGAGAAGACGGCGCGATCACTCGTGGAGCAGACGCCGGTCGGGTAG
- a CDS encoding SWIM zinc finger family protein yields the protein MEFDLKTIEALAPDQASLSAASKLTKRSNWPRLEKNEQQALIWGECQGSGSNPYRVVVDTGDHGYKCTCPSRKFPCKHTLALMWIAATAPASFAAAESTPEWVSDWLGRRRKTTPPPAQLPSGVAAKSIDEAARTDESAAVEDVAAVERREAAQRKRAEDTRQAVSAALDELDQWIADQLRLGLSGFVDGSSDRCRRIAARLVDMKATALAGRIDEIPARLMALRSEEKPDAAIRELGKLVLLAKAWRAAPDDPELKRLVSTSETREQVLANPDARRVESFWEVLGEKIESRRDGLVSHSTWLLDLKSTTPQFAVLLDYFPASAGRRSNAFAPGDRFDAKLVFYPARKPLRALVAERMGEVMSGAWPDFSLGATKDPLAGHASYQDAAPWITDCPLLLPPGAILVDDRGTGWWQAADDPQGIALPIAGAVNQTLLGLDLAATAALWDGARLDLLAAQSGFGRLDLS from the coding sequence TTGGAATTCGATTTGAAGACCATTGAGGCGCTTGCTCCCGATCAGGCGTCGCTGAGCGCTGCCTCCAAGCTGACCAAACGATCGAACTGGCCGCGGCTCGAAAAGAATGAGCAGCAGGCGCTCATCTGGGGCGAATGCCAGGGTTCCGGCTCCAATCCGTATCGCGTGGTGGTCGACACGGGCGATCACGGCTACAAATGCACCTGCCCGTCGCGAAAATTCCCGTGCAAGCACACGCTGGCGCTGATGTGGATTGCCGCCACCGCGCCAGCCAGTTTTGCAGCCGCTGAATCGACGCCGGAATGGGTGAGTGACTGGCTTGGCCGGCGCAGGAAGACGACGCCACCGCCAGCGCAATTGCCATCCGGCGTGGCAGCCAAGAGCATCGATGAGGCTGCACGGACGGACGAGAGCGCCGCCGTCGAAGACGTTGCGGCGGTGGAGCGTCGTGAGGCAGCGCAGCGCAAGCGGGCCGAAGACACACGACAAGCAGTGTCGGCGGCGCTCGATGAACTCGACCAGTGGATCGCCGATCAGTTGCGGCTTGGTCTTTCCGGTTTTGTCGACGGCAGCAGCGACCGTTGCCGCCGGATTGCCGCGCGGCTGGTCGACATGAAGGCAACCGCGCTTGCCGGTCGCATTGACGAGATCCCAGCGCGGCTGATGGCGCTGCGCAGCGAAGAAAAACCGGATGCGGCGATCCGCGAGCTTGGCAAGCTTGTGCTGTTGGCCAAGGCGTGGCGGGCGGCGCCCGACGATCCCGAGTTGAAGCGCCTCGTATCGACGTCTGAAACCCGCGAACAGGTTCTGGCCAACCCCGACGCAAGACGGGTCGAAAGCTTCTGGGAAGTTCTGGGCGAGAAGATTGAGAGCCGCCGCGACGGTCTCGTCAGCCATTCGACCTGGCTTCTAGATCTGAAGAGCACTACCCCGCAATTTGCCGTGCTGCTCGACTATTTTCCGGCTTCTGCCGGACGCCGGTCCAACGCTTTTGCACCGGGCGATCGTTTCGATGCCAAGCTGGTCTTCTATCCAGCCCGCAAACCGCTGCGCGCACTGGTGGCGGAACGCATGGGTGAAGTGATGTCCGGTGCATGGCCTGATTTCAGCTTGGGCGCTACAAAGGACCCACTCGCCGGGCATGCTTCCTATCAGGATGCAGCGCCTTGGATTACCGACTGTCCTCTCTTGCTGCCGCCTGGTGCGATCCTGGTCGATGACCGCGGCACAGGCTGGTGGCAGGCCGCGGACGATCCGCAAGGGATAGCCTTGCCGATCGCAGGCGCTGTCAATCAAACATTGCTCGGCCTCGACCTTGCGGCCACGGCAGCGCTCTGGGATGGCGCCCGGCTTGACCTTCTGGCGGCGCAAAGCGGATTCGGGAGACTTGACCTGTCGTGA
- a CDS encoding DUF5691 domain-containing protein, with product MNEGEQTGLATMRDCWITGGASFDLAPTAWKTIADDASADEQERRLLAIAAQALDVALRPAAPKTLKRRPPLPRLALPMLPERLRPLSRAALKHAADARRKTRVVTLIASRGFVLHPMDWMPVASDQNSPDVYAPWIDWQASLDGERHAPQEKLTAENWDEFYPAARRIALAEMRRSEPASARLLVEAKASGEPAEARLALVELMRFGLNPEDAPFLKSLSADRSGKVRELAGRLLARLGEHGRSIDGGPDDAAAELAAFISEGKSGFIRRRSIYTPAKLKSPAQEKRRAELFETCNLVDLAARFSASEPEFIGAWQFGADNNADILIARMVAASGSDATVTHMADALVADGGKPALFVLHLTPRLDSRRKRALVRMILKQANYLNAINLAEGIDAGWLEWDDLSNGSALAALRSAVAGNDDAMRRGADDMLETIGFLATATTAAKLIDEVVAAGMPPAAPSLSVLGLNAALAEHQSRTDT from the coding sequence GTGAACGAGGGCGAGCAAACAGGCCTGGCGACAATGCGCGATTGCTGGATCACCGGCGGAGCCAGTTTCGATCTGGCTCCAACCGCCTGGAAGACAATCGCCGACGATGCAAGTGCCGACGAGCAGGAGCGCCGGCTCCTGGCAATCGCAGCACAGGCGCTGGACGTCGCCCTGCGGCCTGCGGCGCCGAAGACGCTCAAGCGCCGGCCGCCGCTGCCCAGGCTTGCGCTCCCTATGCTGCCGGAGCGGTTGCGGCCGCTGTCGAGAGCCGCTCTGAAACACGCCGCCGACGCGAGACGCAAGACGCGCGTGGTGACGCTTATCGCCAGCCGCGGCTTTGTCCTCCATCCGATGGACTGGATGCCCGTCGCGTCGGATCAGAACAGTCCGGACGTCTACGCTCCCTGGATCGACTGGCAAGCAAGCCTGGACGGGGAGAGACATGCCCCGCAAGAGAAACTGACGGCGGAAAATTGGGATGAGTTCTATCCCGCCGCGCGACGCATCGCGCTGGCAGAGATGCGCCGCAGTGAACCGGCTTCGGCTCGACTGCTGGTTGAGGCCAAGGCATCGGGCGAGCCCGCCGAGGCCAGGCTTGCGCTCGTCGAGCTCATGCGCTTCGGCCTGAATCCTGAGGACGCGCCGTTCCTTAAAAGCCTCTCCGCCGACAGGTCCGGCAAGGTGCGTGAACTGGCTGGCCGGCTGCTGGCAAGGCTGGGGGAGCACGGCCGTTCAATCGATGGCGGACCGGATGATGCCGCAGCTGAACTCGCCGCTTTCATCAGCGAAGGCAAATCCGGCTTCATCCGCCGCCGCAGCATCTACACGCCGGCGAAATTGAAATCGCCGGCGCAGGAAAAGCGTCGAGCTGAATTGTTCGAGACCTGCAATCTGGTCGACCTGGCCGCACGGTTCAGTGCTAGCGAACCTGAGTTCATAGGAGCCTGGCAATTCGGCGCCGACAACAACGCTGACATCCTGATCGCACGAATGGTCGCCGCCTCGGGGAGCGACGCCACGGTGACGCATATGGCGGACGCACTTGTCGCCGATGGCGGCAAGCCAGCGCTGTTCGTACTGCACCTCACGCCGCGCCTGGACAGTCGCAGAAAACGAGCCCTGGTCCGGATGATCCTCAAGCAAGCGAATTACCTCAACGCGATCAATCTGGCGGAAGGCATTGATGCTGGCTGGCTGGAATGGGACGATCTTTCGAATGGATCGGCTCTTGCGGCGCTGCGTTCCGCCGTTGCGGGAAACGACGACGCCATGCGCCGGGGCGCCGACGATATGCTGGAAACGATCGGCTTCCTCGCCACGGCGACCACAGCGGCAAAATTGATCGACGAGGTCGTCGCAGCCGGCATGCCTCCCGCAGCCCCATCACTCAGTGTCCTGGGTCTCAACGCGGCGCTGGCCGAACATCAATCTAGAACCGACACATGA
- a CDS encoding AAA family ATPase — MNAAIRLPVEQAYASELQALARGDDRQKPAGWSLSPQAVLTYLLGGKAGDGTPVTPKYVGRRQLMETAVATLATDRALLLLGVPGTAKSWVSEHLAAAIMGDSTLIVQCTAGTDENQIRYGWNYAQLLAKGPSQEALVPTPLYRAMQTGKLCRLEELTRMGSDVQDTLITVLSEKMMPIPELNTSIYAQRGFNIIATANNRDKGVNELSSALKRRFNVVVLPLPEDMAEEVAIVSKRVDEMAGGLDLPVPKNVGEEIARVLTIFRELRAGATADGKVTLKTPSGSLSTAEAIATMVGGLSQAAWFDSGKLGAEGLAASLVGAIVKDPVQDKAVLEEYLETVLKKRPDYAGYYAALNAAI, encoded by the coding sequence ATGAACGCTGCCATCCGTCTCCCGGTCGAGCAGGCCTATGCCTCTGAATTGCAGGCGCTGGCGCGCGGTGACGACAGGCAAAAGCCTGCCGGCTGGAGCCTCTCGCCACAGGCTGTGCTGACTTATCTGCTGGGCGGGAAGGCCGGTGACGGCACGCCGGTAACGCCAAAATATGTCGGTCGCCGCCAACTGATGGAGACCGCGGTGGCAACGCTCGCCACCGACCGCGCATTGTTGCTGCTCGGCGTTCCCGGAACGGCCAAGTCCTGGGTGTCGGAACATCTGGCCGCCGCCATTATGGGCGACTCGACGCTGATCGTGCAGTGCACGGCCGGCACCGACGAGAACCAGATCCGCTATGGCTGGAACTATGCACAACTTCTGGCAAAGGGCCCGAGCCAGGAAGCATTGGTGCCGACGCCGCTCTACCGCGCTATGCAGACCGGCAAGCTCTGCCGGCTCGAGGAACTGACGCGCATGGGCTCGGATGTGCAAGACACGCTGATCACCGTACTTTCCGAAAAGATGATGCCGATCCCGGAATTGAACACGTCGATTTATGCCCAGCGCGGCTTCAACATCATCGCCACGGCAAACAACCGGGACAAAGGTGTGAATGAACTCTCCTCGGCACTCAAGCGTCGTTTCAATGTCGTGGTGCTGCCATTGCCGGAAGACATGGCTGAAGAGGTGGCGATCGTCTCCAAGCGGGTCGATGAGATGGCCGGCGGGCTCGACCTGCCGGTGCCGAAAAATGTTGGCGAGGAGATAGCCCGGGTATTGACCATCTTCCGTGAATTGCGGGCCGGTGCGACCGCCGACGGCAAGGTGACGCTGAAGACGCCCTCGGGCTCGCTGTCGACCGCCGAGGCGATCGCGACGATGGTTGGCGGGCTGAGCCAGGCGGCGTGGTTCGACAGCGGCAAGCTCGGCGCCGAAGGTCTCGCCGCCAGCCTTGTCGGCGCGATCGTGAAAGACCCGGTTCAGGACAAGGCAGTGCTTGAGGAATATCTGGAAACAGTGCTCAAGAAGCGGCCCGACTATGCCGGCTACTATGCGGCCTTGAACGCAGCGATCTGA
- a CDS encoding DUF5682 family protein, with product MGHSDVVYFGIRHHGPGSADSLVQALLDLQPVAVLIEGPIDASALLPLLARPEMQPPVALLCYPEEDPASTSFWPFAEFSPEYQAVLWSVDNKAALRFIDLPSSARFSEPAVDGAENVDADEAKEASERDDVAPHRRDPIGTLARAAGYEDGESWWSDIIEQNPEPGPIFAAISDAMMTLRDGEGSIAQFEAQREAHMRLEIAAARKEFDGPIAVVCGAWHVPALQATHTQKNDQALLKGIARRKSTMTWAPWTGPRLALGYGYGAGVVAPGWCKHLWRTRGRRDTATLWLAMIAAVLRVKGHLVSTASLIEAERLARTLAAIRERPKPGFEELRDAAIAALFNGEALLWALVEAELLLGADVGEIPPDTPLAPLIEDLQRNQKAARLKPEALERELSVDLRSDSGLFRSTLLHRLNVLGVHWGKLTDAGRSRGTFRERWTLAWEPEYAVRLVENLIYGPTIEKAANGRLIQMIEAAATLDTLAALVQGAITAGLSEASTAGLAALEARAARSSECLEILASVPPLADIIRYGEARKTETNRLSGLMERLIVEGAIALPYAARDLDEQAAATLASAMRKADEAIRLVEPGEDVLNGWRNGLAAVLEGSQATALLAGCAAHLLYEAGRLSAEAAAGLLGRRLSPGTPVAEAAGFFEGFFSTAGQRLIYDEGLRGAVDSWLKSLDEDAFIAHLPLLRRVFSNLDSMERRRLIEAVLGRAARLPAGLTPTPDGGEAWRRHLERLGPLLMGGNGNG from the coding sequence ATGGGGCATAGCGACGTCGTCTATTTCGGCATACGCCATCACGGGCCGGGTTCCGCCGACAGCCTTGTGCAGGCATTGCTGGATTTGCAGCCGGTCGCGGTGCTGATCGAGGGGCCGATCGATGCCTCCGCGCTACTGCCGTTGCTGGCCCGCCCGGAGATGCAGCCGCCGGTAGCACTGCTTTGCTATCCGGAGGAGGATCCGGCTTCGACAAGCTTCTGGCCATTCGCCGAGTTCTCGCCGGAATATCAGGCGGTCCTTTGGTCCGTGGACAACAAGGCGGCGTTGCGCTTCATCGACCTGCCGTCGTCGGCGCGCTTCTCGGAACCGGCGGTCGACGGCGCGGAAAATGTCGATGCTGACGAAGCGAAGGAAGCAAGCGAGCGTGACGATGTGGCTCCGCATCGGCGTGATCCGATAGGCACGCTGGCCCGCGCCGCCGGCTATGAGGATGGCGAAAGCTGGTGGTCGGACATCATCGAGCAGAATCCGGAACCAGGCCCCATATTCGCGGCCATCTCCGACGCGATGATGACGCTGAGGGATGGCGAAGGCTCGATCGCGCAGTTCGAGGCCCAGCGCGAAGCGCATATGCGGCTCGAAATCGCTGCAGCGCGCAAGGAATTCGACGGACCTATCGCAGTCGTCTGCGGGGCGTGGCATGTGCCGGCACTGCAGGCGACACACACGCAGAAAAACGACCAAGCCCTGCTTAAGGGGATTGCAAGGCGCAAGAGCACGATGACATGGGCGCCGTGGACGGGACCGCGTCTGGCGCTGGGCTACGGCTATGGCGCGGGCGTCGTCGCACCCGGCTGGTGCAAGCATCTGTGGCGCACGCGCGGCCGGCGCGATACAGCAACCTTGTGGCTTGCAATGATTGCAGCGGTGCTGCGGGTGAAGGGTCACTTGGTCTCGACCGCTTCGCTGATCGAAGCGGAGCGGCTCGCCCGCACGCTCGCCGCAATTCGCGAGCGGCCGAAACCTGGGTTTGAGGAATTGCGCGACGCCGCCATTGCGGCTCTGTTCAATGGCGAAGCGTTGCTGTGGGCCCTGGTCGAGGCCGAGCTGCTTCTGGGTGCGGACGTCGGCGAAATTCCACCCGACACGCCGTTGGCGCCGTTGATCGAGGATCTGCAGCGCAACCAGAAGGCGGCGCGGCTGAAACCTGAAGCGCTGGAGCGGGAACTATCCGTCGACCTGCGAAGCGACAGCGGGCTGTTTCGTTCGACATTGCTGCATCGGCTGAACGTGCTTGGCGTGCATTGGGGCAAGTTGACGGACGCCGGTCGCAGCCGTGGCACTTTCCGCGAGCGGTGGACCCTGGCCTGGGAGCCGGAATATGCCGTTCGCCTGGTGGAGAACCTGATCTACGGGCCGACCATCGAAAAGGCTGCCAACGGCCGCCTGATCCAGATGATCGAAGCCGCAGCAACCCTCGATACGCTTGCGGCACTGGTCCAGGGCGCCATCACGGCAGGCCTGTCGGAAGCATCGACGGCCGGTCTCGCGGCCCTGGAGGCGCGCGCGGCGCGCAGCAGCGAATGCCTGGAGATTCTGGCCTCGGTGCCGCCGCTCGCCGATATCATCCGCTATGGCGAGGCCCGCAAAACGGAGACGAACCGGCTTTCCGGCCTCATGGAGCGGCTGATCGTCGAAGGTGCGATCGCGCTTCCCTATGCGGCACGCGACCTGGATGAGCAGGCCGCCGCGACGCTGGCTAGCGCGATGCGCAAGGCCGATGAGGCGATCAGGCTGGTCGAGCCCGGGGAAGACGTGCTGAATGGATGGCGCAACGGGCTGGCTGCCGTGCTGGAGGGGTCGCAGGCGACGGCGCTGCTGGCCGGATGCGCCGCGCACCTGCTCTACGAAGCCGGCCGCCTGTCCGCCGAAGCCGCAGCCGGGCTGCTCGGGCGACGCCTGTCGCCGGGCACGCCGGTCGCCGAGGCGGCGGGGTTCTTCGAGGGCTTCTTCAGCACAGCCGGTCAACGGCTGATCTATGACGAAGGTCTGCGCGGCGCGGTCGATTCCTGGCTCAAATCTCTCGACGAAGATGCTTTCATAGCGCACCTGCCATTGCTGCGCCGCGTCTTTTCCAATCTGGACAGCATGGAGCGCCGGCGGCTAATCGAAGCGGTTCTCGGCCGCGCCGCGCGCTTGCCGGCTGGCTTGACGCCGACGCCGGATGGCGGCGAGGCATGGCGCCGACACCTGGAACGGCTTGGACCATTGCTCATGGGAGGAAACGGCAATGGATGA
- a CDS encoding VWA domain-containing protein: MDDEGEMNEPGPFTVDAGGERRWRLAIGADDEASAALSSDDKRLSAALDALYGDGASAAASDPRKRRGGLGRSAPRVAQWMGDIRSFFPAQVVQIVQKDAFERLDLKQMLMEPEFLKAIEADVNLVADLISLRSVMPAKSKDIARTIIADIVAKLMQKLEQKTAEAIRGALDRSKRTNRPRARDIDWQRTISANLRHYQHEHKTIVPEKLVGFMRKQRRLVDLDEVVLCVDQSGSMASSVVYASIFAAVLASLPIVRTKLVCFDTAIVDLTEELSDPVEVLFGVQLGGGTDINQAVAYCADRIERPTKSHLVLITDLYEGGNGQELLRRLAALVRSGVNVVVLLALTDQGRPGYDPAMAGSVAALGIPVFACTPDLFPDMMAAALRREDIGAWAAGADIKLVRAEAEAPRANE, encoded by the coding sequence ATGGATGACGAGGGCGAAATGAACGAGCCCGGCCCATTCACTGTAGATGCCGGAGGGGAGCGCCGCTGGCGCCTGGCGATCGGCGCCGATGACGAGGCGTCGGCGGCACTTTCCAGCGACGACAAACGACTTTCGGCGGCACTCGATGCTCTCTACGGCGATGGTGCCAGCGCGGCGGCCAGTGACCCGCGCAAGCGGCGTGGCGGGCTTGGCCGCTCGGCACCGCGCGTTGCGCAATGGATGGGCGACATTCGCTCCTTCTTTCCCGCGCAGGTCGTTCAGATTGTCCAGAAGGACGCTTTCGAACGGCTGGACCTGAAGCAGATGCTGATGGAGCCGGAGTTCCTCAAGGCGATCGAGGCGGACGTCAACCTGGTCGCCGACCTGATTTCGCTCCGCTCGGTCATGCCGGCCAAGTCCAAGGACATCGCCCGCACGATCATCGCCGACATCGTCGCCAAGCTGATGCAGAAGCTGGAGCAGAAGACCGCCGAGGCGATACGCGGCGCGCTCGACCGATCGAAGCGCACCAACCGTCCGCGTGCGCGCGATATCGACTGGCAGCGCACCATCTCGGCGAACCTTCGCCACTACCAGCACGAGCACAAAACCATCGTGCCGGAGAAGCTGGTTGGTTTCATGCGCAAGCAGCGCCGGCTGGTCGATCTTGACGAAGTCGTTCTCTGCGTCGACCAGTCCGGCTCGATGGCGAGCTCGGTGGTCTACGCCTCGATCTTCGCGGCGGTGTTGGCCTCGCTGCCGATCGTGCGCACCAAGCTCGTCTGTTTCGATACGGCCATCGTCGACCTTACCGAAGAACTCAGCGATCCCGTCGAAGTGCTGTTCGGCGTGCAGCTTGGCGGCGGCACCGATATCAACCAGGCCGTCGCCTATTGCGCCGACCGTATCGAGCGGCCAACCAAGTCGCATCTGGTGCTGATCACCGACCTCTACGAGGGCGGCAATGGCCAGGAGTTGCTGCGGCGGCTGGCGGCGCTGGTTCGATCCGGCGTCAATGTCGTCGTGCTTCTGGCGCTGACGGACCAAGGCCGGCCCGGCTATGATCCGGCAATGGCAGGTTCGGTCGCCGCACTTGGCATCCCGGTCTTCGCCTGCACGCCGGATTTGTTTCCGGACATGATGGCGGCGGCATTGCGCCGGGAAGATATCGGCGCTTGGGCGGCGGGAGCCGACATCAAGTTGGTTCGCGCCGAGGCCGAAGCGCCCAGGGCGAACGAGTGA